A single Anopheles funestus chromosome 2RL, idAnoFuneDA-416_04, whole genome shotgun sequence DNA region contains:
- the LOC125762242 gene encoding fork head domain-containing protein FD4-like, with protein MPRPSRDSYGDQKPPYSYISLTAMAIWSSPEKMLSLNDIYQFITDRFPYYRTNTQRWQNSLRHNLSFNDCFIKVPRRPDRPGKGAYWTLHPKAFDMFQNGSLLRRRKRFKLHQTDKECLNEEFIALANMNRFFMAQNGAPTYHHDSAAYYPPLAEPIGTSLSPSMVYAPISPPLSPPEDIAGVGQSVGNGESGSESPASVVSLPPATTTTTVSSNPKPKRSFTIESLIEPDSSSDSEEGTDRPQPYQFQQHQQQQLEHLRHLSQQQLMSNLTAFNEYAAAMQHHQQQQHQHQQHQAAVAAAAAAAALGSSYTGSVPLHPLLLPLGKMQSPATYFLHAGASYHHHTHHLHHLYPPHLPVSAAAAAAASGPAHHLHPHELAHQGLRPEPPSLAIA; from the coding sequence ATGCCACGACCATCGCGTGATTCGTACGGCGATCAGAAGCCACCGTACTCGTACATCTCCCTCACAGCGATGGCTATTTGGTCGTCGCCGGAAAAGATGCTTTCGCTAAATGACATCTACCAGTtcatcaccgatcggttcCCGTACTATCGCACCAATACGCAACGGTGGCAGAATTCGCTACGGCACAACCTTAGCTTCAACGATTGCTTCATCAAGGTGCCAAGGCGCCCGGATCGGCCGGGCAAGGGCGCTTACTGGACGCTACACCCGAAAGCGTTCGATATGTTCCAGAACGGCAGTTTGCTCCGTCGGCGAAAGCGCTTCAAGCTGCACCAGACGGACAAGGAATGTTTGAACGAAGAATTCATCGCGCTCGCCAATATGAATCGGTTCTTTATGGCACAGAATGGTGCACCGACGTATCATCACGATTCGGCCGCATACTATCCCCCGCTGGCGGAACCGATCGGGACGAGCCTTTCACCcagcatggtgtatgcgcctATCTCACCACCACTCTCACCACCGGAAGACATTGCCGGCGTTGGTCAATCGGTCGGTAATGGAGAGTCCGGATCCGAATCACCTGCCAGTGTTGTTTCCCTACCGCCAGCAACGACCACGACGACAGTAAGCAGCAACCCAAAACCAAAGCGATCCTTCACGATCGAAAGTCTCATCGAACCGGACAGTTCATCCGACTCCGAGGAAGGTACGGACCGTCCACAACCGTACCAAttccagcagcaccagcaacagcaattgGAACATCTTCGCCATCTaagtcagcagcagctgatgAGCAATCTAACCGCGTTCAACGAGTATGCGGCAGCGATGCaacatcaccagcagcagcagcaccagcaccaacaGCATCAAGCAGCGGTAGCCGCAGCTGCAGCAGCCGCCGCCCTTGGTAGCTCCTACACGGGAAGTGTCCCACTACATCCGCTACTGTTACCGCTAGGGAAAATGCAATCTCCTGCCACCTACTTCTTGCATGCGGGCGCCTCCTACCATCACCATACGCACCATCTGCATCATCTCTATCCGCCCCATCTGCCGGTATctgccgcagcagcagcagcagccagcgGACCAGCGCATCATCTTCATCCGCATGAGCTAGCACATCAAGGTTTGCGACCGGAACCACCGTCGCTAGCGATCGCTTAa